Genomic DNA from Alicyclobacillus fastidiosus:
GCTTGGAAGCGCCGCCTGTGGATTCGCGGCCGACTTCGGAGCGGGCGTCGCCGCGATCGACGCCGTCGATGCTGTGGAAGAAGCGGCCTCTTGGTTGGCACCGGCAGTGACCGTGGTGGCCGACTTCGAGCTGGCTGTAGCGTCCGACACGTCTGCGTTGTGTCGCGCTGGGATCACGGCCATGACGATCCCGCCGCTGGCGAGAAGCGCTACGATGATCAGTGCTGTGCGGACGTACCACTTCGCCCGCCAAATCCGATTTCGCGGCCGCGGCAATAGCTGAGGCGCTGCTTCGATACCTTCTGTCTCTTGTGGTTCCATCGTGATTCCCCCTCGTCGTGTGGATGCTGCGTTTCCCTTCAGGACGCTCGATGAAGGCATTTTGTTATCACGGAATGCAAACTCCCATCATGTGGCCGGCGCATTGTCGGCTGATGGCTGCTTTGGCGCATGCGGTTTCCATCGAACAAGCACCCTACATGAAGACGGATGAGAGAGGGGATGCTGACATGCTGCGCCAACGCTTAACATGGTGGAGAATGTTACTCGGCCTCGTCGCGGGGAGTCTCGTTTGCGTCCGCGTGATGGCTGCCGTGGACGTACCACGTGAGCACGTGAGGGGACAAGGGCAGTACATGATTCAGATCGACACGGCGCACCCGCTACTCAAGGTATACCGGGCCGGGGAGTTGTACCGCACGTATAAGGTGGCCTTGGGAAAATCGGATACGCAAACGCCCATCGGGGAATGGCGCATTGTGGAGAAACATAAGGATTGGGGTGGGGGCTTTGGCACCCGCTGGCTCGGACTCAACGTACCGTGGGGAACCTATGGCATCCACGGGACCAATCGTCCCACGTCGATTGGTTCCTATGCGAGTCACGGCTGCGTGCGTATGAACAATCAGGACGTGGAGCAACTCTACGACATGATTCCCGTCGGCACCCCCGTGACCATTCAGGGCGATCCCCTGGCGCACCTTCGCGTGCTCGAGTACGGCAACATCGGGGCGGACGTACAACTGGTTCAAAAACGGCTCCGTGAGGCAGGGTATTACGATGACCCGTGCCATGGGAAGTTTGACGCTCCAACGCAGTTTTCGCTTATTTATTTCCAACTTACCCACGACCTTCCGATGGATGGACAAGTCACCATCGACGACTACCGTGCATTAGGCCTGGCCGCATCCGCTCGTGGAAAACGCGAAGTTGGCTGGTATAAAGATCAGGTAGCTTGGGTGGCCTCAATCGCACCGCGATGTGATACCATGGATGAAAATCCGTTCGTCATCGGTCCGTGACGAAACTGGATATTTAGGCATAGCACGTAGGAAGGTTCGATGACAATCCGAGTGACAAGACGCACCAATGACATCGGGGTGACGCGGAATGAAGCGAAGGGTATCCGCCGGGATGCGCCATGACAAGATTTAAGACCATTCGCATGGTTGCGCTCCTGAGACAAGCAACGCTGTTTTGCGTGGTCGGTTTCACCAATCTTTTCGTGGACACGGCTGCGTATTACTCCGCTTATCACTATGGGCATTTTAATTATCTGGCCGCGCAAGCCGTCTCTTACCCGTGCGGAGCCATCAACAGTTACTTTCTCAATCGACGTTTGACATTCGCCAAACGTGGAGGGGTGAATCCCTATGAGATGTTGAGATTTGGACTGTTGAACGCTCTATCTATTCTCGGTTCCATGTTAGCGCTGTTTGTTGCCGACCACTCTCTGCATATCGGGCTGTCCGCCAGCAAGGTGGCAGCGAACGGTACGGCCCTGTGTATGAACTACGCAGGCTCGAGATGGTGGGTGTTTCGGAGGCCGAAAGCAAAGGTCGTCGTCCTTCGCGACGAACTGACGCCAAAAGATCCGCAATTGGGGCATGTGAACGAGGAATAAACGCCCTTTTATATGCGCAAGGAATTGGGTGCTACCGCGGCCACTGGTTGACGAGGCCGCGGTAGCGCGCGTGTAGGTGCGTGGTCGCGACGGGCGCCGTCTCTAGCGAGGCTCGCAAATGTCTACATAGGTGAGCTTGTCAAAAATCGATAGGAGAATAGCAAAGGAGGAACTTCATGTGACTACGCACATCGATGTCGAAAGAGTTCGAGAACAGTTCCCCGCCCTATCAAGAACACATCGCGGTCAGCAGGTCGTGTACTTGGACGGGCCGGGTGGATCGCAGGTTTGCCAAGCCGCCATTTCCGCCGTGTCTTCCTACATGTCGCGCGGAGGCGGTAACTTGCACGGCGTGTTCCCCACCAGCGTCGAAACGGAGGACATTTTGGCGCAGACGCGCCAATCGGTTGGGAGTCTCTTGAACGTGCCGGCGGAGGAAGTGGCATTCGGACCGAACATGACGACCTTAAACCTGGCCATTTCCCGCGCACTCGCCCGTACTTGGCAACCTGGCGACGAGATCGTCGTCACAGAGCTCGATCACCGCGCAAACGTAGATCCCTGGCTTCGCGCTGCACAAGATCGGGGAGTCACTGTGAAGTGGCTGCGAGTCGATACGACAACGCTCACCCTCGATCTGAAAGCGCTCACCGACCTTCTCTCACCGCGTACGCGGCTTGTGGCCGTGGGCCTCGCTTCCAACGCCGTCGGCACGGTGACGGACGTGCGCCAGATCGCTTCCATGGCGCATGCGGTTGGGGCTCTGATCGCAGTCGATGCGGTGCACGCGGCACCGCACATGGCCGTGGACAGAGACGCGCTGGATGCGGACATCCTTCTCTGTTCGGCCTACAAGTTCTTCGGGCCACACGTTGGCATCGCGACATTGCGGCGCGACGTCTTCGAGTCACTCGACATCTATAAATTGCAACCAGCGCCGTCCTACATTCCGGATAAGCTCGAGACAGGTACGCAGAACCACGCGGGCATTGCCGGTGTCGGTGCGGCGATCAGCTACATCAGCACCCTTGGCCGAGGGGCAACCCTGCGCGAAAAGCTCGTCACGGCCTTCGATCTTATTGAGGCGCACGAGGAGGCCTTGGCGCGGCGCATGCGGCAAGCGTTGCAGGACTTACCTAGCGTGACGCTCCACGCGGCGGCCGAGGGCGTTCGCAAGACGCCGACCATCGCATTTACCGTCGCTAGCAGAGCTCCACGTGAGATCTGTCAAGAAATGGTGGACCAGTACGGGATCTTTATCGCCGAT
This window encodes:
- a CDS encoding GtrA family protein encodes the protein MTRFKTIRMVALLRQATLFCVVGFTNLFVDTAAYYSAYHYGHFNYLAAQAVSYPCGAINSYFLNRRLTFAKRGGVNPYEMLRFGLLNALSILGSMLALFVADHSLHIGLSASKVAANGTALCMNYAGSRWWVFRRPKAKVVVLRDELTPKDPQLGHVNEE
- a CDS encoding L,D-transpeptidase family protein, yielding MLRQRLTWWRMLLGLVAGSLVCVRVMAAVDVPREHVRGQGQYMIQIDTAHPLLKVYRAGELYRTYKVALGKSDTQTPIGEWRIVEKHKDWGGGFGTRWLGLNVPWGTYGIHGTNRPTSIGSYASHGCVRMNNQDVEQLYDMIPVGTPVTIQGDPLAHLRVLEYGNIGADVQLVQKRLREAGYYDDPCHGKFDAPTQFSLIYFQLTHDLPMDGQVTIDDYRALGLAASARGKREVGWYKDQVAWVASIAPRCDTMDENPFVIGP
- a CDS encoding cysteine desulfurase-like protein, whose amino-acid sequence is MTTHIDVERVREQFPALSRTHRGQQVVYLDGPGGSQVCQAAISAVSSYMSRGGGNLHGVFPTSVETEDILAQTRQSVGSLLNVPAEEVAFGPNMTTLNLAISRALARTWQPGDEIVVTELDHRANVDPWLRAAQDRGVTVKWLRVDTTTLTLDLKALTDLLSPRTRLVAVGLASNAVGTVTDVRQIASMAHAVGALIAVDAVHAAPHMAVDRDALDADILLCSAYKFFGPHVGIATLRRDVFESLDIYKLQPAPSYIPDKLETGTQNHAGIAGVGAAISYISTLGRGATLREKLVTAFDLIEAHEEALARRMRQALQDLPSVTLHAAAEGVRKTPTIAFTVASRAPREICQEMVDQYGIFIADGDFYATTLAHKLGLGQVGGFVRAGLAPYNTSAEVDAFLDALTRIVKRGS